A DNA window from Citrobacter tructae contains the following coding sequences:
- a CDS encoding VRR-NUC domain-containing protein, whose protein sequence is MTMPDLPDTPAADIPTGINNKAWDCTTTGIEMTEKQSHLPTPDNRQYLHIKVEYAMRFPRLSTEIRRNGKSYQMSLKQLMMSGLIRVDEIARNYQWWYKAEVPFDMRTTPPRPFLSSTLLKEGPGRRHTTNPFPVPGSGIYRRPDVIIVKNKYDRWPGLAGPDTESQKHVDNLERLVEVKFPGDTLKEDQYDEYLKIVGGNRKRMTILEIHDCRTEEQQWSDQVVNVTMKAWKTSGAKYWPLFLYPPIFTPRPPASPIPARVEPWTYAGKAVADLSEGVINNVAAGWNALSKEMQRDLNQVAGWLNDSGEWVYYQGSQAWHWVSRTGRAAATWTDEQLRAAWSAIQKATDMTLAMLKQVDWIQVLTTVAKTVGVVLVAVGVGILVVTLGIPEALLAAFILIVRLAIAAWETLAAVLGAGAVGTLATQ, encoded by the coding sequence ATGACAATGCCAGATTTACCCGATACCCCGGCAGCAGATATCCCTACCGGGATCAACAATAAGGCGTGGGACTGCACAACAACTGGTATTGAAATGACCGAGAAGCAGTCCCATTTACCGACCCCGGATAACCGCCAGTACCTGCACATTAAAGTTGAATACGCCATGCGCTTCCCCCGGTTATCGACTGAAATTCGTCGCAACGGGAAAAGCTACCAGATGAGCCTCAAGCAACTGATGATGAGCGGGCTTATCCGGGTGGATGAAATCGCACGCAACTATCAGTGGTGGTATAAGGCCGAAGTGCCATTCGATATGCGGACCACGCCGCCGCGCCCCTTCCTCAGTAGCACGCTGCTGAAAGAGGGGCCTGGGAGGCGACACACCACCAACCCCTTCCCGGTGCCAGGCAGTGGTATCTATCGTCGCCCGGATGTCATCATTGTAAAAAACAAATATGACCGCTGGCCGGGACTGGCGGGCCCGGATACGGAAAGCCAGAAGCATGTGGATAATCTGGAGCGCTTGGTTGAAGTGAAGTTTCCGGGGGATACGCTTAAAGAAGATCAATACGATGAATATCTGAAAATTGTTGGCGGAAATCGTAAACGTATGACCATTCTGGAGATCCACGACTGTCGTACAGAAGAACAGCAGTGGAGTGATCAGGTAGTTAACGTGACGATGAAAGCCTGGAAGACCAGCGGGGCGAAGTACTGGCCACTGTTCCTGTATCCCCCGATCTTTACTCCCCGGCCACCTGCATCACCAATACCAGCAAGGGTAGAGCCATGGACCTATGCCGGAAAGGCGGTTGCAGACCTCAGCGAAGGGGTTATCAACAACGTCGCAGCAGGCTGGAATGCGTTGTCAAAAGAGATGCAACGGGATTTGAATCAGGTTGCAGGCTGGCTGAATGACAGCGGAGAGTGGGTTTACTATCAGGGAAGCCAGGCATGGCACTGGGTAAGCAGGACCGGGCGCGCTGCGGCAACGTGGACGGATGAACAGCTCCGGGCCGCATGGTCAGCGATACAGAAAGCGACGGATATGACGCTGGCGATGCTGAAACAGGTAGACTGGATACAGGTGCTGACGACGGTAGCGAAAACCGTTGGCGTGGTGTTGGTTGCCGTCGGGGTGGGAATACTTGTCGTAACGCTCGGCATCCCGGAAGCCCTTCTGGCCGCATTTATACTGATTGTTCGTCTGGCCATCGCGGCGTGGGAAACACTGGCTGCGGTCCTCGGTGCCGGAGCCGTCGGCACACTGGCAACCCAATAA
- a CDS encoding DUF3396 domain-containing protein has protein sequence MELKDFELNYIEKWLPEASVKYKDGSQAVNLGLIITVFFKDGHTPEVRRKMVECVDRFYSEFKPHLKKTLPVKKWTTITEKNYAKLRQEILDSTPEEIFSWVLSSGIETYQAPDYSILIMGKRIYHNDNDRSVIKLVFPLSLLKESDGKERYQAWLIWLCDTFKVESGYAGLSFVLPYDRERMFPYEYALAQRFPGVMVDSLGTLEGGEAVEGVKGACWYTILGNPWLEKLGGAEKLAHRLKKTPEIELLPYNSGLILKAGALPPALGETKTEELPPLLVKVNQMIKPIRQDGHNGLHFYSGHENFQFEEESSMAWFARFDEASVELEKEDEGKSFEPERITRWDGDLAPYAGRWATIVNGTTQYLQTREGQVLPEFEDRHGKKYRACWSLLERDDKGSVFFIPD, from the coding sequence ATGGAACTGAAGGATTTTGAGCTGAATTATATCGAGAAGTGGCTGCCGGAAGCATCAGTTAAGTATAAAGACGGCAGCCAGGCGGTGAATCTTGGGCTGATAATCACCGTGTTTTTTAAGGACGGCCATACCCCGGAGGTTCGCCGTAAGATGGTGGAGTGCGTGGATCGCTTCTATAGCGAGTTTAAGCCTCACTTGAAAAAAACGTTGCCCGTAAAGAAATGGACGACAATAACGGAAAAGAACTACGCAAAACTGCGACAGGAGATACTGGATTCAACGCCTGAGGAAATATTCAGTTGGGTACTTAGCTCTGGGATTGAAACCTATCAGGCTCCCGATTACAGCATTCTGATTATGGGTAAACGGATCTACCACAATGATAATGATCGTTCTGTCATTAAACTGGTATTCCCGTTGTCATTGCTGAAAGAGTCCGATGGTAAAGAACGTTATCAGGCCTGGCTGATATGGCTGTGCGACACATTTAAGGTTGAAAGTGGCTATGCAGGACTATCCTTTGTCCTTCCATATGACCGCGAAAGAATGTTTCCCTATGAATACGCGCTGGCCCAACGTTTTCCAGGCGTAATGGTGGATTCACTAGGCACGCTGGAAGGCGGTGAGGCTGTGGAAGGTGTAAAAGGCGCCTGCTGGTATACTATTCTGGGCAATCCGTGGCTGGAAAAACTGGGCGGTGCTGAGAAACTGGCTCATCGCCTGAAGAAGACACCAGAAATCGAGCTATTGCCTTATAACAGCGGCCTTATTTTGAAGGCAGGTGCATTGCCGCCAGCATTGGGGGAGACGAAAACTGAAGAGTTGCCGCCATTGCTGGTAAAAGTAAACCAGATGATTAAACCTATCCGTCAGGACGGGCATAACGGCCTGCATTTTTACTCCGGGCACGAAAACTTTCAGTTTGAGGAAGAGTCTTCCATGGCGTGGTTTGCCCGCTTCGATGAAGCCAGTGTGGAGCTGGAAAAAGAAGATGAGGGCAAATCATTCGAGCCTGAGCGTATAACCCGCTGGGATGGCGACTTGGCCCCTTATGCCGGTCGTTGGGCCACTATCGTTAATGGTACGACGCAATATCTTCAAACCAGAGAAGGTCAGGTGTTACCGGAATTCGAAGACAGACACGGCAAGAAATACCGCGCCTGCTGGTCGCTGCTGGAGCGTGACGATAAGGGCAGTGTGTTCTTTATTCCTGATTAA
- a CDS encoding DUF3396 domain-containing protein, with translation MELKDFELNYIEKWLPEASVKYRDGSQAVNLGLIITVFFKDGHTPEVRRNMVECVDRYYGEFKPCLKKTVYGKKWVGITENNYQKKRQQLLELTEQETASWYLGSADKDYQSPDYSILVMNTRVFHNDNDRSVIKLTFPLSRLKDTEGKEHFQSWLMWLCDTFAVESGYAGLSFVLPYARERMFPYEYALAQRFPGVMVDSLGTLEGGEAVEGVKGACWYTILGNPWLEKLGGAEKLAHRLKKTPEIELLPYNSGLILKAGALPPALGETKTEELPPLLVKVNQMIKPIRQDGHNGLHFYSGHENFQFEEESSMAWFARFDEASAELEKEDEGKSFDPERITRWDGDLAPYAGRWATIVNGTTQYLQTREGQVLPEFEDRHGKKFRACWSLLERDDKGSVFFIPD, from the coding sequence ATGGAACTGAAGGATTTTGAACTGAATTATATCGAGAAGTGGCTGCCTGAAGCGTCGGTGAAGTATAGGGATGGCAGTCAGGCGGTGAATCTTGGGCTGATTATCACCGTGTTTTTTAAGGACGGTCATACCCCCGAAGTTCGCCGTAATATGGTGGAGTGCGTGGATCGCTATTATGGCGAATTTAAGCCGTGTCTGAAGAAAACGGTATACGGGAAAAAATGGGTCGGCATCACAGAAAATAATTACCAGAAAAAGCGGCAACAGCTTTTGGAGTTAACAGAACAAGAAACGGCCTCTTGGTATCTGGGAAGCGCTGACAAGGATTACCAGTCACCGGATTACAGTATTTTGGTGATGAATACGCGAGTTTTTCATAACGATAATGATCGGTCTGTCATTAAGCTGACTTTCCCACTATCACGACTTAAGGACACTGAGGGTAAGGAACATTTTCAGTCATGGTTGATGTGGCTCTGTGACACTTTTGCTGTTGAAAGTGGTTATGCTGGGTTGTCGTTTGTTTTGCCTTACGCTCGCGAACGGATGTTCCCATATGAATATGCGCTGGCCCAGCGCTTCCCTGGCGTGATGGTTGATTCTCTGGGGACACTGGAAGGCGGTGAGGCTGTGGAAGGTGTAAAAGGCGCCTGCTGGTATACTATTCTGGGCAATCCGTGGCTGGAAAAACTGGGCGGTGCTGAGAAACTGGCTCATCGCCTGAAGAAGACACCAGAAATCGAGCTATTGCCTTATAACAGCGGCCTTATTTTGAAGGCAGGTGCATTGCCGCCAGCATTGGGGGAGACGAAAACTGAAGAGTTGCCGCCATTGTTGGTAAAAGTAAACCAGATGATTAAACCTATTCGTCAGGACGGGCATAACGGCCTGCATTTTTACTCCGGGCACGAAAACTTTCAGTTTGAGGAAGAGTCTTCCATGGCGTGGTTTGCCCGCTTCGATGAAGCCAGTGCGGAACTGGAAAAAGAAGATGAGGGAAAATCATTCGACCCAGAGCGTATAACCCGCTGGGATGGCGACTTAGCCCCTTATGCAGGTCGTTGGGCCACTATCGTTAATGGTACGACGCAATATCTTCAAACCAGAGAAGGTCAGGTGTTACCGGAATTCGAAGACAGACACGGCAAGAAATTTCGCGCCTGCTGGTCGCTGCTGGAGCGTGACGATAAGGGCAGTGTGTTCTTTATTCCTGATTAA
- a CDS encoding DUF554 domain-containing protein — translation MVIGPFINSSAVLLGGVLGALLSQHLPERIQVSMTSIFGLASLGIGILLVIKCVNLPVMVLATLVGTLIGEFCHLEKGINAAVAKAQQLFSRSDANATHESFIQSFVAIIVLFCASGTGIFGAIHEGMTGDPNILIAKSFLDFFTAIIFACSLGIAVSAICVPMLAIQLTLAACAALILPLTTPAMMADFSAVGGLLLLATGLRICGIKMFAVVNMLPALLLAMPLSAAWTAFFA, via the coding sequence GTGGTAATCGGACCTTTTATTAATTCCAGCGCCGTTTTACTGGGTGGCGTTCTTGGCGCGCTGCTCAGCCAGCACTTACCAGAACGCATTCAGGTCTCAATGACCTCCATTTTCGGGCTGGCCTCTCTCGGTATTGGGATCTTACTGGTGATCAAGTGTGTCAACCTGCCGGTCATGGTGCTGGCTACGCTTGTCGGTACGCTGATTGGCGAGTTTTGCCATCTGGAAAAAGGAATTAATGCAGCGGTAGCCAAAGCGCAGCAGCTTTTCAGCAGGTCGGATGCCAACGCCACGCACGAGTCCTTTATCCAAAGCTTTGTTGCCATCATCGTACTGTTCTGCGCCAGCGGTACCGGGATTTTTGGGGCGATACATGAAGGGATGACTGGTGATCCGAATATTTTAATCGCGAAATCGTTTCTCGATTTCTTCACTGCTATCATCTTCGCCTGTTCACTGGGTATCGCGGTATCTGCTATTTGTGTGCCGATGCTGGCAATCCAGTTAACGCTTGCCGCCTGCGCAGCACTGATTTTGCCCCTAACGACGCCAGCCATGATGGCCGATTTCAGCGCCGTGGGTGGACTGCTATTGCTGGCAACCGGTTTGCGTATTTGTGGAATCAAAATGTTTGCAGTCGTAAATATGCTTCCCGCCCTGCTGCTGGCCATGCCGCTTTCCGCCGCGTGGACTGCATTTTTTGCCTAA
- a CDS encoding ornithine decarboxylase, with amino-acid sequence MKSMKIAASGELVSRLSTHRQVVSLDSTDFTDVAAVVITVADSRSGILALLKRTGFHLPVFIFSEVTVELPAGVEAVISGNVQEWLELESAACRYEDDLLPPFYDTLTQYVEMGNSTFACPGHQHGAFFKKHPAGRHFYEFFGENLFRADMCNADVKLGDLLIHEGSAKHAQKFAAKVFNADKTYFVLNGTSAANKVVTNALLTRGDLVLFDRNNHKSNHHGALIQAGATPVYLEAARNPFGFIGGIDEHCFNEDYLRQQIREVAPHKADQPRPFRLAIIQLGTYDGTIYNARQVIDKIGSLCDYILFDSAWVGYEQFIPMMADGSPLLLELTPNDPGIFVTQSVHKQQAGFSQTSQIHKKDNHIRGQARFCPHKRLNNAFMLHASTSPFYPLFAALDVNAKIHQGESGRRLWAECVALGIEARKAIIDRCKMIQPFIPPMVEGEPWQTYPTQVIASERRFFSFEPGAKWHGFDGYACDQYFVDPCKLLLTTPGIDAQTGQYTDFGIPATILAHYLRENGIVPEKCDLNSILFLLTPAESAEKMAQLVAMLAQFEEHIENDTPLADVLPTIFNKYPVRYRDYTLRELCQEMHDLYVSFDVKDLQKAMFRQESFPAVAMNPQDANSAFIRGDVELVRIGDAAGRIAAEGALPYPPGVLCVVPGEVWGGAVQRYFLALEEGVNLLPGFSPELQGVYSETDADGIKRLYGYVLK; translated from the coding sequence ATGAAATCAATGAAAATTGCCGCCAGTGGTGAACTGGTCTCTCGTCTGTCTACCCATCGTCAGGTGGTATCACTGGACAGTACCGATTTTACTGATGTTGCGGCAGTCGTCATTACCGTTGCAGACAGCCGCAGCGGGATCCTGGCTTTACTTAAACGCACAGGTTTTCATTTACCGGTGTTTATTTTCTCAGAGGTTACTGTCGAATTGCCTGCGGGCGTTGAAGCGGTTATTAGCGGTAATGTACAGGAGTGGCTGGAGCTGGAATCTGCCGCCTGTCGCTATGAGGACGATCTGCTGCCGCCGTTCTATGACACGCTGACGCAATATGTCGAAATGGGTAACAGTACCTTTGCCTGCCCAGGCCATCAGCACGGTGCGTTTTTTAAAAAACATCCTGCCGGGCGGCATTTTTATGAGTTCTTTGGCGAAAATCTGTTTCGCGCGGATATGTGCAATGCTGACGTTAAGCTGGGTGATTTGCTGATCCATGAAGGGTCGGCAAAGCATGCGCAGAAGTTTGCGGCAAAAGTATTTAATGCAGATAAAACATACTTTGTGCTGAACGGCACCTCAGCCGCCAATAAAGTGGTGACCAACGCGCTGCTGACGCGTGGGGATCTGGTGCTGTTTGACCGTAACAACCATAAGTCAAACCACCATGGCGCGCTGATCCAGGCCGGCGCTACGCCGGTTTACCTGGAGGCGGCGCGTAATCCGTTCGGCTTTATTGGCGGCATTGATGAGCACTGCTTTAACGAAGACTATCTGCGCCAACAAATCCGTGAGGTTGCGCCACATAAAGCTGACCAGCCGCGTCCGTTTCGTCTGGCGATTATCCAGCTCGGTACCTATGACGGGACCATCTATAACGCGCGGCAGGTGATCGATAAGATTGGCAGCTTGTGCGACTACATTCTGTTTGACTCCGCCTGGGTTGGGTATGAGCAATTTATCCCGATGATGGCGGATGGCTCGCCGTTGCTGCTCGAACTCACACCCAACGATCCGGGGATTTTTGTCACTCAATCGGTGCATAAACAGCAGGCCGGGTTCTCGCAAACCTCGCAGATCCACAAAAAGGATAACCATATTCGCGGCCAGGCGCGTTTCTGCCCGCATAAGCGGTTGAACAACGCCTTTATGCTGCACGCCTCCACCAGCCCGTTTTACCCGCTATTTGCCGCGCTGGATGTTAACGCCAAAATCCATCAAGGTGAGAGCGGACGTCGGTTATGGGCGGAATGCGTGGCGTTAGGAATTGAAGCCCGTAAAGCTATTATCGATCGCTGTAAGATGATTCAACCCTTTATTCCCCCGATGGTGGAGGGAGAGCCCTGGCAGACATACCCGACGCAAGTTATTGCCAGCGAGCGTCGCTTCTTTAGCTTTGAACCAGGCGCTAAATGGCATGGTTTTGACGGCTACGCATGCGACCAGTACTTTGTCGATCCGTGCAAACTGTTGCTGACCACACCGGGCATTGATGCGCAAACCGGGCAATATACTGACTTCGGTATCCCGGCGACGATCCTGGCGCACTACCTGCGTGAGAACGGCATTGTGCCGGAGAAATGTGACCTTAATTCGATTTTGTTCCTGCTGACGCCGGCAGAAAGCGCAGAGAAAATGGCGCAGTTGGTGGCTATGTTGGCTCAGTTTGAAGAGCACATTGAGAATGATACGCCGTTGGCGGATGTGCTACCCACCATCTTCAACAAATACCCGGTGCGCTATCGCGATTACACGCTGCGTGAACTGTGCCAGGAAATGCACGACCTGTACGTGAGCTTTGATGTGAAGGATCTGCAAAAGGCGATGTTCCGCCAGGAGAGCTTCCCCGCCGTTGCCATGAACCCGCAGGATGCCAACAGTGCCTTTATTCGTGGTGATGTTGAGCTGGTGCGTATTGGTGATGCTGCCGGTCGTATCGCGGCAGAAGGCGCGCTGCCATATCCTCCCGGCGTGTTGTGCGTGGTACCGGGTGAAGTATGGGGTGGAGCTGTGCAGCGTTACTTCCTCGCGCTGGAAGAGGGCGTTAACTTGTTGCCGGGCTTCTCTCCGGAACTGCAAGGGGTTTACAGTGAGACTGATGCCGATGGCATTAAGCGTCTGTACGGATATGTGCTGAAATAA
- a CDS encoding nucleoside permease: MNLKLQLKVLSFLQFCLWGSWLTTLGSYMFVTLKFDGASIGAVYSSLGIAAVFMPTLLGIVADKWISAKWVYALCHLVGAGTLFAAAEVTTPGAMFFVILLNSLAYMPTLGLINTISYYRLQSAGMDIVTDFPPIRIWGTIGFILAMWAVSFSGFELSHMQLYIGATLSVVLALFTLTLPHIPVANQQKNQSWTSMLGLDAFALFKNKRMAIFFIFSMMLGAELQITNMFGNTFLHSFDNNPLFSGSFIVEHASVMMSISQISETLFILTIPFFLSRYGIKNVMLISIVAWMLRFGLFAYGDPTPFGTVLLVLSMIVYGCAFDFFNISGSVFVEKEVRPEIRASAQGMFLMMTNGFGCILGGLVSGKVVEYYTLNGITDWQTVWLIFAGYSLVLAFAFVALFKYKHVRTPAGTQTIAH, from the coding sequence ATGAATCTTAAGCTGCAGCTGAAAGTCCTTTCCTTTCTGCAGTTCTGCCTGTGGGGTAGCTGGCTCACGACCCTCGGCTCTTATATGTTTGTCACCCTTAAATTCGACGGTGCATCCATTGGTGCTGTTTATAGCTCGCTGGGGATTGCCGCCGTATTTATGCCTACGCTGTTAGGGATCGTCGCCGACAAATGGATCAGTGCGAAGTGGGTTTATGCCCTTTGCCATCTTGTTGGTGCAGGTACGCTGTTCGCCGCTGCCGAGGTCACCACACCTGGGGCCATGTTCTTTGTGATCTTGCTTAACTCCCTAGCCTATATGCCTACACTGGGGTTAATCAACACCATTTCTTACTATCGCTTGCAGTCTGCCGGGATGGATATTGTCACCGACTTCCCGCCAATCCGTATCTGGGGCACCATTGGGTTTATTCTGGCCATGTGGGCGGTTAGCTTCTCTGGCTTTGAACTGAGCCATATGCAGCTGTATATCGGTGCAACGCTGTCCGTGGTACTGGCACTATTCACCCTGACGCTGCCACATATTCCGGTAGCCAATCAGCAGAAAAACCAGAGCTGGACCTCTATGCTGGGTCTGGACGCCTTCGCCCTGTTTAAAAACAAGCGCATGGCAATTTTCTTCATCTTCTCGATGATGCTGGGCGCAGAGCTGCAAATTACCAACATGTTTGGTAATACTTTCCTGCACAGCTTCGATAATAACCCACTGTTCTCTGGTAGTTTCATCGTTGAGCATGCATCAGTGATGATGTCTATTTCGCAGATTTCTGAAACCCTGTTTATCCTGACCATCCCGTTCTTCTTAAGCCGTTACGGTATTAAGAACGTTATGCTGATCAGTATTGTGGCGTGGATGCTGCGTTTTGGCCTGTTTGCCTACGGCGATCCGACTCCGTTCGGTACCGTGCTGCTGGTTCTGTCGATGATTGTTTACGGCTGCGCCTTCGACTTCTTCAACATCTCAGGTTCAGTGTTTGTAGAGAAAGAAGTCCGTCCTGAAATTCGCGCCAGTGCACAGGGTATGTTCCTGATGATGACCAACGGATTCGGTTGTATTCTGGGCGGTCTGGTGAGCGGTAAAGTGGTTGAATATTACACGCTGAACGGTATTACCGACTGGCAGACCGTATGGTTGATCTTCGCAGGTTACTCGCTGGTTCTGGCCTTCGCTTTCGTGGCGCTGTTTAAATACAAACACGTTCGCACTCCGGCTGGCACTCAGACTATCGCGCACTAA
- the mltC gene encoding membrane-bound lytic murein transglycosylase MltC encodes MMKKFLALAVIAPLLISCSSSTKKGDSYNEAWVKDTNGFDILMGQFAHNIENLWGFKEVLIAGPKDYVKYTDQYQTRSHINFDDGTITVETIAGTDPAGHLRRAIIKTLLMGDDPGSIDLYSDVDDIKISKEPFLYGQVVDNTGQPIRWEGRATNFANYLLQTRLKSRSNGLRIIYSVTINLVPNHLDKRAHKYVGMVRQASRKYGVDEALILAIMQTESSFNPYAVSHADALGLMQVVQHSAGKDVFRSQGRSGTPSRSFLFDPANNIDTGTAYLAMLNNVYLGGIDNPTSRRYAVITAYNGGAGSVLRVFSSDKIQAANIINSMSPGDVYQTLTTRHPSSESRRYLYKVNSAQKSYRRR; translated from the coding sequence ATGATGAAAAAATTTCTCGCGCTTGCCGTTATTGCGCCGTTGCTCATCTCCTGTTCCAGTTCGACCAAAAAAGGCGATTCCTATAACGAAGCCTGGGTCAAGGATACCAACGGTTTTGATATTCTGATGGGGCAGTTTGCCCATAACATTGAGAATCTGTGGGGATTTAAAGAAGTGCTGATCGCGGGCCCGAAAGACTACGTCAAGTATACCGATCAGTATCAAACCCGCAGCCACATCAACTTTGATGACGGTACAATAACCGTTGAGACTATCGCCGGGACAGATCCCGCCGGACACCTGCGGCGGGCGATTATCAAGACATTGCTGATGGGCGATGATCCCGGTTCAATCGATCTCTATTCCGATGTCGATGATATCAAGATTTCCAAAGAGCCGTTCCTCTACGGGCAGGTGGTTGATAATACCGGCCAGCCTATTCGCTGGGAGGGACGCGCAACAAACTTCGCCAACTACCTGCTGCAAACGCGACTGAAGAGCCGCAGTAACGGCCTGCGTATCATCTATAGCGTGACGATTAATCTGGTACCAAACCACCTTGATAAGCGAGCGCATAAATATGTCGGCATGGTACGTCAGGCATCGCGTAAATATGGCGTCGACGAGGCGCTGATCCTCGCCATCATGCAAACTGAATCCTCCTTTAACCCGTATGCGGTCAGCCATGCTGATGCACTGGGCCTGATGCAGGTCGTGCAGCACAGCGCCGGGAAGGATGTGTTCCGCTCACAGGGCCGTTCGGGAACGCCAAGCCGCAGCTTCCTGTTTGATCCCGCCAACAACATTGATACCGGTACCGCCTACCTGGCGATGCTCAACAATGTCTATCTGGGCGGTATTGATAATCCAACCTCGCGTCGTTATGCGGTGATCACCGCGTATAACGGTGGGGCAGGAAGCGTGCTGCGCGTGTTCTCCAGCGATAAGATTCAGGCTGCAAATATTATCAACAGCATGTCGCCAGGGGATGTTTATCAAACATTAACCACTCGACATCCATCTTCGGAATCGCGTCGCTACCTTTACAAGGTCAATTCCGCACAAAAATCCTATCGACGTCGGTAA
- a CDS encoding oxidative damage protection protein gives MSRTIFCTFLQREAEGQDFQLYPGELGKRIYNEISKEAWAQWQHKQTMLINEKKLNMMNVEHRKLLEQEMINFLFEGKDVHIEGYTPEDKK, from the coding sequence ATGAGCAGAACGATTTTTTGTACTTTCCTGCAACGCGAAGCAGAAGGTCAGGATTTTCAGCTGTACCCAGGCGAGCTGGGAAAACGCATTTATAACGAAATCTCGAAGGAAGCATGGGCGCAGTGGCAGCATAAGCAAACCATGCTGATTAACGAGAAGAAACTCAACATGATGAACGTCGAGCACCGCAAACTGTTGGAACAGGAGATGATCAACTTCCTGTTTGAAGGCAAAGACGTGCACATTGAAGGCTATACGCCGGAAGATAAAAAATAA
- the mutY gene encoding A/G-specific adenine glycosylase: MQASQFSAQVLSWYDKYGRKTLPWQIDKTPYKVWLSEVMLQQTQVATVIPYFERFMARFPTVTDLAHAPLDEVLHLWTGLGYYARARNLHKAAQQVATLHGGAFPQTFDEVAALPGVGRSTAGAILSLSLGQHFPILDGNVKRVLARCYAVSGWPGKKEVEKKLWQLSEQVTPANGVERFNQAMMDLGALVCTRSKPKCSLCPLQNGCLSAANESWSQYPGKKPKQTLPERTGYFLLMQHNNEVLLAQRPPSGLWGGLYCFPQFEDEDGLREWLAQRQINADNLTQLTAFRHTFSHFHLDIVPMWLPVSSFTACMDEGNALWYNLAQPPSVGLAAPVERLLQQLRVGAQV, encoded by the coding sequence ATGCAAGCGTCTCAATTTTCAGCTCAGGTGTTGAGCTGGTACGACAAATACGGGCGGAAAACGCTGCCTTGGCAAATTGACAAGACGCCTTACAAAGTCTGGCTCTCTGAGGTCATGCTGCAACAAACGCAGGTTGCGACCGTTATTCCTTATTTTGAACGCTTTATGGCGCGCTTTCCAACGGTAACCGATTTGGCCCATGCCCCGCTCGATGAAGTCCTGCATTTGTGGACCGGGCTGGGGTACTACGCGCGTGCGCGTAACCTGCATAAAGCCGCGCAGCAGGTGGCAACGCTGCACGGCGGCGCATTTCCACAAACATTTGATGAAGTAGCCGCTCTACCTGGCGTTGGGCGTTCCACCGCTGGCGCGATACTTTCACTCTCCCTGGGTCAGCATTTTCCGATTCTTGACGGTAACGTTAAACGCGTGCTGGCTCGCTGTTATGCTGTCAGCGGTTGGCCGGGAAAAAAAGAGGTCGAGAAAAAGCTGTGGCAGTTGAGCGAACAGGTTACGCCCGCCAACGGCGTTGAGCGATTTAATCAGGCGATGATGGATTTAGGCGCGCTGGTCTGTACGCGTTCGAAGCCCAAATGTTCCCTGTGCCCATTACAAAATGGCTGCCTGTCTGCCGCCAATGAAAGCTGGTCACAGTATCCCGGCAAGAAGCCGAAACAAACGCTACCGGAGCGTACAGGCTATTTTTTGCTGATGCAGCATAACAATGAAGTGTTACTCGCGCAGCGGCCACCCAGCGGCTTATGGGGTGGTTTATACTGTTTTCCGCAGTTTGAAGATGAAGACGGGCTACGTGAGTGGCTGGCGCAACGGCAAATTAACGCAGATAATCTGACCCAGCTTACTGCGTTTCGCCATACCTTTAGCCATTTCCACTTAGATATTGTGCCTATGTGGCTTCCCGTGTCCTCATTCACCGCCTGCATGGATGAAGGCAACGCGCTCTGGTATAACTTAGCGCAACCGCCATCGGTCGGACTGGCGGCTCCCGTGGAGCGTTTGTTACAGCAATTACGCGTCGGTGCGCAAGTTTAA